From the Choloepus didactylus isolate mChoDid1 chromosome 20, mChoDid1.pri, whole genome shotgun sequence genome, one window contains:
- the LOC119516506 gene encoding F-box/LRR-repeat protein 12-like, with translation MRHLFQRYVGSGLQSLSVAGYRIRGMRCTESIPALIKEVGKKCPHLTKLEIHVAYLRKLPITKLPQSLRHLELHSCEISKKWLLKECNMSPLPFLQHFVLDNVPAFNDKQLKALSGLKALCSLELVNIPLVSDEGLMVAFSEVEVFCNLKLVNSSLSADGLLRAVHQHFQKLQKLIISVNGLTTKGLSQLERMNSLQHLVLNGPPVSKDFPSTTHILSVCLKMPRLQTLKLLDVCTADQESEDAKAHLQEMLLHCKVTIRSHQKPSTDWWK, from the coding sequence ATGAGGCATCTCTTCCAGAGATATGTGGGATCAGGACTGCAGTCATTGAGTGTGGCAGGCTACCGGATCCGTGGCATGCGTTGCACAGAAAGCATTCCAGCTTTGATTAAGGAAGTTGGGAAGAAGTGCCCCCACCTGACCAAACTGGAGATACATGTTGCATACCTGAGGAAACTTCCAATCACTAAACTGCCCCAATCCCTGAGGCATCTGGAACTGCACAGCTGTGAAATTTCCAAGAAATGGCTCCTCAAGGAATGCAACATGTCCCCACTACCATTCCTGCAGCACTTTGTCCTGGACAATGTCCCTGCATTCAATGACAAACAACTAAAGGCCTTGTCCGGGCTGAAAGCACTGTGTTCCCTGGAGCTGGTGAACATTCCCCTAGTGTCTGATGAGGGGCTCATGGTGGCCTTCTCTGAAGTTGAAGTTTTCTGCAACTTAAAACTGGTGAACAGCTCCTTATCAGCAGATGGGCTCTTACGAGCAGTGCACCAACATTTTCAGAAGCTTCAAAAGCTCATTATCAGTGTGAATGGGCTCACAACCAAAGGGCTCTCTCAACTAGAAAGGATGAATTCACTGCAGCATTTGGTACTAAATGGTCCTCCTGTGAGTAAAGACTTCCCATCTACAACTCACATCCTCTCTGTTTGCCTCAAGATGCCCAGACTCCAAACGCTAAAGCTCCTGGATGTCTGCACCGCAGACCAGGAAAGCGAGGATGCCAAGGCTCATCTGCAGGAAATGCTGCTCCACTGCAAGGTCACCATTAGGTCCCACCAAAAGCCTTCCACTGACTGGTGGAAGTGA